The DNA sequence GTTATCTGAGACTTAGGTGACACAGCAGGAAACGGTTTTACAGATTGCAAAAATTAATGTAACTCTTCAAGATAATTTTTCCATGAAGAGAACAATTCAGTTGTAGATCATGAGGATCCGCAGCCCTTGCACACATGTGGACCTTAATGATTCAGGGAGAAAAGGAGGAGAAAGGTGTGACAATACTGAAATTTGTTAAGAGTGAAACTTCTTgaatgtattttttctttgagGAAAACAAAAAGCCTGTGAAGCAATCGTTTCACTTTCTTCCCAGGACTCAGGGGATGCCATTAGTGGAAAATGACCCTTTTCTGAAGGGTGTCTGCTTTGGTAGTGTCTGCACAGTGGCGCATGATCGGCGTGACAACAGCAGCAAAGGCTGGCTGTGGCCTGCACTGTGGCCACACCGTGGGGACTTTGGGTGTAAAGAGAAATCCATCAGTTCACAACCAGGTTTACATCAGAGAGACACACAGCCTCTGTCTGTCACTCCAGAAGTCAAAGGGACtgattctcagagaaggacaaggGGATCCCTATAGCTCCCAgcaggtagaacagaggtccccatGCACACTGGCCAGCCTGGAGCAGGTACAGGTGGCCCCACCTTGTCAGGGAGGTTTGGCAGAGTAGGAGGGCATGATTTGTGGTGTTTCAGGAATCCTTTCAAAATTttgatgacattttaaaaagtggataagAAAATGTAGGTTTCTGTTCACATAAAAACTATTCTTTGGGATTATTTAACATTTCATCTGTGATGATTTGTGTGGGATCAAGAAGAGTGTCAGCTGCAGGCTGGGGGTCCCCGTGTGGCGGGGCTGAGCGTGGCCTCGCTTCCTGCAGCAGTGTGAAGCCCCGTTGTGTGTCTTCGGATTTCCTCATGGAGCAGTCTCAAGGGAGGCAGAACCCTTTGCCCTCAGCAGCCCAGAGCTGCTTCTCAGGGGCTGCTGGGGGTGAGCGAATTCTGTGCTTTGGCCCATCCCCTGCTAGCTGGAGTCCCTCTGCACCACCCCCCTCCCCTGGGCCGAGAGCGCCATATTTCCTCCTAGAGAAAGGGTTCACGGTGGACAGGGTCTCTAATTTAGTGGCTGTAAAACATCACACATAATCAGAGGAGACTCAGGATTGTCATTTAGGCACTTCAGTCCAAATGGCATCTGCTGAGAGGGCTTTGGAATATTCCTGCACGGGTTCACATCCTTCTTAAAAACTCAGCTCTAGTTTGAGATAAAACAGCTGGCTGGACTCTCACCACGAATGGCGGGACACAGGCCAGCGCACCACCCCAGACGTCACTGGCATTTTGGGTGTCTGCCTACAGCCGGTGCTGCCAGTCAGTACAAACCCACGTGCACTTTCACACCCAAGTGGCTGCCTCCAGGGAGGCACAGGACCGGCTCCACACACTCTGGCCCCTCCCTGCTCATTTTAAATCTGAACACAAATTTGGCAAGCACAACTTGACGACACTGAGGAGAAATGGGTGGAATGAGAGGGCATAGTCCCACGTTCCATCATGCCACCAAGGGCAGGCCTCGAGGCTCCTGAAGGTCGCATTTCTCGTCACACGGGGGGCTGAGATTGGCTGGGGAGCTTCTCCTTTGCATCAGCATCTATttggactgtgtgtgtgtgtgtgtgcgtgtgtgtgtgtgtgcgtgtgtgtgtgtatacatatatagacgttCTTTGCACCTCTTCTGTCCTTGTCAGCCCAGAGGGAGAGGTGAGGGACATCCTAAGGATCTTCAGGATGCCCCCAGGCCAAAGCTCCCTAGCCCGAAAGTCAGGTCAGTTCCCTCCAGAGAAGGAGTAGGGGGTTGCTGCCTTCAGACTGGAGCTTATGATTCTCTTCTCCCCCATTTTTTGAATTCCAGGTGAAGCTGGTACACTGTAAAGCTGGAGACACAGTTGGAGAAGGGGATCTGCTCGTGGAGCTGGAATGAAGTATTTATAGCCTTTCAGGCATCACCCGACTTAATTAGCCATTTGTATTATTCTCTCACACTCGATTTAGTCAAGTGTTTCACAGGAACACTCCTGTGCAGCCGGATCTACATCTCGTATTTATTCCACAGAAGAGTCAAAACCGACATTCTGCCAAAAAAATCACCAATGGAAATTTGTATTGATATAAACAATTAtacatatgatttgtacttctgtgagatttcctatgatttgtacttcTGTGAGATTTCCTGGTGTCAAAATTAAATCAATAAAACCAAGCATTTGTCTAAATATTAGTTTGCCCTTTTTTTTGAATGAAGACAATGTACACATAAGCGACAGGCTGTGCCAGTTGACGTAACACTAGCATTCATTGTGATCCCTTTTAGAAATGTGGATTCCAGTTCTCTGCCTCCAGTTCTAGTAAATCAGCATTTGCCATCTTATAATCTGATCCCTTCTTTCTTCCGTAATTGAAGACTAACTCCTGGGGCTGATTATCTGACTTCCTAAGGACGAGGTGGCCAGGATGACTTCTCAAAACCCCCTTCCTGCTGTGATTCTATGCAGGCGCCACACTGGATGGCCGAGTCCTCAGGAGGTGACTTTGGGGCCCCCTGGCTGAGCTGGGGCACCGCCTGCATTGTCCCAAGGACAGGTGCACTGTCCAGGTCCGTCCCCACGCCACGGGTTGGGTCCTCGGGCCGTCTCACCCGAGCTCCTCAGCTGACACCCAGCCTTGCCTTTTGTGGTTTGTGAAGCAAGTTTCCAGTTAAGAGAggctaaaaataatgatcatgttTTTGTGCCAGATGTAGTTAGCGACCACAGTCTACCATTAAGTTGAAGAGTGAGCGAGCTCCCCAGCCAGAACGAGGCCACTGAGGAGCAGCAGCTGCATCTCCATTTGTTCTGAGTTCTTGGAATCCACCGCAGCCTTTGCTGGTGAGCAGAAGAGAGCCGAGCAGCGGAGCCGCTCACCGACGTGAAGCCCGCTGACAGACCGTCAGATGGAGGGGGCAGTAATTGGTACTTGGTGCCTTGCTAACATTATTTTAAGTGCTGTTTGTATTTGGAAGCTAAGCCTTCTGTCAGGCCTGAAGAACAAATTGCTAATGTGTTGGTTCTTCTCTAAAGGCCCACCCCCAAGTCCTGTGCCTTCAGGAGGTGTGATGGGCTGGCTGCGGGGGTCTGGGTGCAGATGAACCTCCATGTGAAACCTGGGTGCTCACCTGCATATGCCGTCAAGTGGGTGTTCATTATTTTGCTAGATTCAAATAAATCTATTTAAAAAGAGTCAAACACCAACACCTTTATATTTTAATTCCCAAAACATTTTGTTGGATTTTAAGTGGTATCTTTAGTAGTTTGTGTGTGTTCTCATAATTATGAAGAATGAGGCTATATTTCCAGTACAGcatgcttttctttatttttttattattatattgaaCCACCCAAAATAAGTATTTACTCAAATTTCCTTTATTGGTGCTACAGGCTAGAATCAATTCAGCCAGCTGCCAACCTGACGGCAGCCATCTTTCCAGTCACTGAGGACATCGTCGTCAGAGAGAGCAGAGTGGAAGGAAGCATGAGAGCCTATGAGTTCTCCAGGTGCACTCAGGGGAATTCAGATCCAGAGGCTTCCTCCCCTAGTACATTCAGAAGCCCATGAGGCCCTTATAGCAGCAAGCAATGAGGTGGTACTGGGTGGAAAGATTCAGGGGTATGATCTTGCTGTTGGGATGTCAAAATTATTTGCAAAATCGATTCCACAAAAAGATAGATTGGTTTCTTTTTTCCTGACTGAGTTTTGCAAATGTCTGTTGAAAAGGGCACCAGTCTGCTGTAGCATTCGGGTACAGACTGAGTTGAGGTCTCCCAGCAGAGTGCCCTCTCCTCACTGTGGCCCCACCGGCCCTTCTCACCTGTTTTCTCGTGGGTTGTAACGCAGCCCGTGGGGTCCCTCCGAGTCATAGCTCTCGTGGTAGGGGAGGTGGACCCACTCGGGCGGGTAGGTGGCCGTGCTGTACAAAAAGCACTGCACGCTGTCCCCCGGGAAGCCCTCGCCCTCCCATGTGAGCACCTCCACCTGCACCTTGGTGCGCTGGTACATGTCAGGGCAGCCTTCAAAGTCATCAAGGAAGCACAGCATGCGCTCGTCCACCCTGTAGATCTCGCCCAGCACACAGTGGCCCCTGCCCGGGAGGTGGAGCAACCAGGGGATGCTGTGTTCACCAGCAATCACCAGCGGGTAGGGCTTGGCCGTGCGTCCTCGGCCCTGGAAGGCTGCAGAGCCATTGGCGCAGTCCAGCAAGACTTTGTGGTTGGGCTGGCCTTGCTTCAGGGTGCCGTACACGAAGACAAGGGCCATCTGTCTGCAGGGGCTGCAGGAGAAAGGGTACAGGCATGTCATGAAGTGGGAAGAACTGCCACCCCCGCATGTGGGGTGCAAACTGTGTGgaaagcgccagagagaatgtccAGCAGGCGTTGTTGGCTGGCATTCCCTCAGGGCCACTCCACGGTGCAGACCATAGACACACTGAGGATCCGGAGAGCTCCCAAACTTACTCCCCCCACCTCCATTCCTTCTCTCCCTCAGTGGGGAGTGGTCCCAGGGCCTCTGCACACTAGGCACGCagtctgcctctgagctacatccttagctcttttaatttctttttaaatatttgagatggggggtctccctaagttgtccaggctggccttgaacttgtgattctcctgccccagACTCCCACGTAgcaggattacaggcctgcaccactgcactGGCTCCAATCAAACTTTCTTAATGGACACGGATTGGAAATTCTTACAATTTTCACATGTCATGAaagattttgatttaaaaaaaaaaaaatgtacaagctATTCTTAGCTTGCGGGCCTTTTGAAGTAGCGCCAGGCCAGACCTGTAGTCTGCCAACCCTTGGTCTGGAGAAGAGGCAAACGTTTGTGATTTCAACAACCTTTCATGCATTTGGTAGCCCTGATTTTCACTTTGGGACCTGTTGGCCCCAGAGCTAAGCTCAAAGCCACAAGACACCAGTCTGCTCTAACAGAAGATGGGGCATGCTAGACACCTCTGTGCCACCTGGCAGACTGACCCCTCCCCAGAGCCGCCCTGCACAGCCCACCCAGGTCCCCTGGCTCAGGCAGCCAAACAAGCTCAGGGGGAGCCACAGAGTCAGCATGCAACAGGGGACCTCCTTCCTGAGCTGCCCACGGAGTGCCAGCAGCCTACCAGGCGTCACCTGAAAGAGGCCACCTCTCTCAGGACCACAGGCCTGACCTCTTGATACCATAAACCACCTCACACCCACACCTCACTGgcccatccccccccccccagtggaacagcttcaaggccagaggacaccTGACAGGGCCCCAGCAGTGACCCTGCTCTTGACCACCATGCGGTGGGCACTGTGGTCCCAGGAAATGCCAGGCACCGTTACAGCTGCTCTCTTGGAGAAAGCAGCCCTTTCAAGACACACTTGTCCGTCCAGTGGGGAACAGCCTGGTTTTGGCCAAAGCCTTGTAGAACTTCCAGTTTCTTAAGCCACTAATTTTCAATCTTTTTAAAAGGACTTTGAAATTGgcacaataaatatttgttatagaAACATTAAGAATAATTATAAGCAAACGTATATGTAAAACAGTCTCCCGAATCCAGCCCCAGAGAGAGGGAGGTTTTGGTACCACGTCTGTGCTTGGTCCTGCAGGTAGGACCACAGGCCTAGCCACAGCACTGGTGCACTTCCTTCCCCAGGTCCCAGGACGATGGTGCCTCATGGACTCACTGTGACTGCCAGCAGCCACCCTGCCCCCGGGGAAGGCAAACACTGACTGCTCACCTGGGTCTGGGCCAGACTGTTACCTAACGAAAGAGAGACTCCGACAAACCTGGAGGTACACGTTGAGGGGGAGCTGggcctcttcaaagccctgcctCTCAGCCCTCTGCAGGCTTCTTGGACAGAGGCCTTGGTGATGGGGCTCCTGGTGCAGGAGCTCAGAACACTTCCTGGGAGGGCTCCAGGCGGGGCTCAGCGGCACAGCACTGGCCTGGTGTGcaggaggcctgggttcaatcccaggacaGCAAAAAAGAACCAAAAGGTGCATCGGGAGCCTGTAAATAGCTTTGCAAGAAAGTGCAACTCCCTGTCCATCCACTCCCCAGAGTCCTGTTGGGTATTTCCACCCTGCTGACTGCTACTCCTTGTACTGTggatcttttccttccttccttccttccttccttccttcccttccttccctccttcttttttttttttttttttttttttggtactggggatttaaggggcactcagccactgagtcacatcctcaccccatttttgtattttatttagaaacatggtctcactgaaatgcttagcacctcgcttttgctaaggctggctttgaacgtgtgatcctcctgcctcagcttcccaagccaataCTATTTCTTGATGCTTTAAATTATGtctccctgggctggggatgtggctcaagcggtagcgcactcacctggcatgcgtacggccccggttcgatccccagcaccacatacaaacgaagatgtgatgcacgccaaaaactaaaaaataaatattaaaaaaaattctctttttttttttttaaaaaaaaaaacaactatgtcTCCCTTCTACCCCGAAGCAGATGAGCACAGTATAGAGTGCGGACTTTAGAATGGATCACCTGCTGAAATCCTGTCCTCACACGGGGCCTCACACTGTAGAGTAGATCCCTTAACCTGTCTGTGCTGACTCTTCATTAACTGTAGAAGGAAGCACTCAGCAGCCACCTTGGGGGGCGTGGCACCTTTCTGGTCCAGTGCTCATCATTTCAGCCCAGGAACGTGGCGACACTGCTCTCAGCTGAGACCTGTGCGCCCTGGGTTAAACTTCCTCTCCTGGGCAATGTTGCTCCTTCATGAAGACTGCTTTGGGCTTCACCGTGCTGGGGACCCCGCCTCAACTTTTCTGGAAGCTCCGTCAGAACCTGCTGGCTCCTGCTCTCCTGCTGCTGCTTCCTATGGGGCCTGTGCCTGCAGAGCCCTCTGCCCAGCCTGGCCTGGGGACACTGCTGACCCTCACAGCCTGGGGCTCTCTGTGTTGGGGGGACCCTGGGCCCACTCCCTCGCTTTGCTGAGGCTTCTCTTTCCCACCTGGGGTTAATGATATGGCGGGCGAAGGGTCTAGAGCCCCCAGGAGTGAGGGCATCTCTAGCCCCGTTCCTGCCGAGGCCCTGCTCTGGGGTTGTGCGCAGCCTGCGGAACTGCATCTCCTTTCTGGGCTTCCGGTTGCCCCTGGATTCTGAAATGAGGCTCGTGGGACTCCCTTTTGGTTCCTTGTGCTGGAATCCAGGCTGCACACTCTTGATCTTGGTCCTGAGAAAGGCCCTGCCTCTTCCCTCCGGCTCCTCCTGGTCTCCTCGTGTCCAGGGGCATGTCCTGGAGTgacctctgctctctcctcctccGCTCCAGGGTTTCCTACTTCTCCTTCCACTTCTGCTCGCCCCCGTTTCTCTCCAGCGTCTTTTCCTGTCCTCCAGTTTCAGCCTCTTGCTCTTTCCCAGGCCCACGTCCTCCTCCTCCCAGTGGCTCCTCTGACTTCCTCTTTCCTGCCTGTTGGCTCCTCCAGGTCTCTTCAGCTGTCGCAGTCCTTGGCCAGCCGTTCACAATGACAGCTGAGATACTGTGGAAGTGAGACTGGAGTAGACAGGGAGCGAGCTCTGGGCCAGCTCTGAGGACAGACTGGGGGACTCAGTAAAATCCCCACTTTGGGGAGTGTCACTCACAGCCGCCCTCAGATGGGTCTGTGCTCCCAGTACCCAGGTGTTCCTGCCAAGCTCTCTAGGAGTGGCCTGCTGTCCTCGGCTGGGCCTGAGGGGAGCCTGGGGTCTCTGTCCTGCGCAGCCTCTCAGCCCTCCCTGTTCCCAGCCCTGCCCTCACACACCTCTGGCCTGTGATTCCGAAACACCCGTCAGCTGACATCTCAAGGCCTTCTTCTCATTATGCAGGAACCTAAGATTAGGTTCTGGTGGTTGCAGGCTAAGTCAATTACCACtcaattctgttttcttttctttctctttttgtagtATGGGGGATTTAACTCAtcacttttgttttatttcaaaattttgttGCATGCTTTCCTCTCTGGCCATATAGGTTGGAGTAGTGTCTGAGTCTGTTTTGTGTTACTGTAATGAAATGCCTGAGGCTGagtaactttataaagaaaagatgttCATTTAGCTCATTGTTCTGGAGTTTTGAGGGCCTGCATCTGGCAAAAATGGCCTTTCAGCTGGCAGGGCCCTGAGGTGATACAGAGTACCACAGGGTAGGAGACAGTTCACACGTGTGGGTCTTTCCATGACCTTCTGAATTATGGTTATGATGTAGACTAGTGGGTTTTCTTTTTCACTCTTTGCCCCTCTCCCACTTCTTATTCCTCCCACTGCACGGCCCAGCCCCTCCACAGGGACACGGTGTCTTCACCTTTGACGTGTAACAGACAGGAAGCAGTGGGACGGATGAGCACGTGGAGGATGTGGTGACGGACTTCCCGGCTCACCAAGAGCAACCAGTGAGGCCCACTGTGGGCACCAGAGGGAGGGCTAGCGATGGCCAAAGATGTCAACCAGACAGCAGGGACCGAGAGGGGACGCACCTCTGCTGCTGAGACAAGAGGAAGGGGAAGCGAAGTCCACAACTTCAGGAGGAGGAAAGCCCATGCCGCGCAGGGGCAAGTTTGGCACGTGCCCAGCACATAGGACAGCggcctcctcctgcctccacaAGGCTGATCAAGCACACAGGACAGCggcctcctcctgcctccacaAGGCTGATCAAGCACACAGGACAGCggcctcctcctgcctccacaAGGCTGATCAAGCACACAGGACAGCggcctcctcctgcctccacaAGGCTGATCAAGCACACAGGACATTTggcctcctcctgcctccacaAGGCTGTGCATCAAGACGTGGAGACAAGCTGGTCCCTGGGGTGCTGCGAGTCCCAGAGCGGGGACAGTGAGGAGCACGGCGCACCTGAGGCCTCCGGAGCCTCTCTGGGGAGTGCCGTCCAGCTGCACGCAGAGTGGGAAGGGGAGGCCCGAGCTTGGGGAGAGCAGACTTAATTAACCTAAGTTCCCCAcataaatgaaatcatgtcaCATTTGTCTTTTAGTGactgcttacttcacttagcgtaAGGTCCTCAAGGTTCACTCCTTCAGCCTGGGTCAGAATTCCTCCTTTTCAATCCTCTGTAATATTCCACCATATGGCTACACCACATTCTACTTATCCATTTATCTGCCGAGGGACACGCGGGTTGCTTCTaactcttggctattgtgaatagcacTGCTACAAACACGGGAGTGTAAATACCTCTTGGAGATCTTGCTTTGAGTTATTCTGGATGTGGAACCATGAATTCACATGGTCAATGTTTTTAAGGGCCCGCCACCCTGTCTCCCAGCTGATCCACCCTGTTATATGCATGACCTTCAGTGGCACAGAGGGCTCCAGTCTCTCCTCAGCCTTCCCGGCCCTTGCTCTGCGGCTGCTTTCAGATAGTGGCCATCCTAATGGTGTGAGTGCTGTTTCGTtgctggttttgatttgcattttcctatggCTTAGTGACCTTGAGCATCTTTTCCTGTGCTCATTGGCCATCTCTCttttttggaaaaatgtcttttcAAGTCCTTTACCCAATGTCTTAATTGAGTTGCTGGGTTTTTGTGGTTGTGTCTTAGGAGTTCTATTTTCTGGATAATAACCTCTTACCAGATATATGGCTTGCACTCATTTGCTCTAATTCCATGGGTTGCTTTTTCATTCTGATGATTGGGACCTTtaatacatgaaaatatttttgatgcagtccaattcatttttaatttaatgttcTGTGGGTAGACATTTAATTTTGTTGCCTATGATTTTTGTGTAATACCCAAGAAGTCACTGCCAAATCCAAGTCATGAAGCTTTCCCAAATTGTTTTTCTAAGTTTTATACACTTAGCTCTAAATTTTGAGCTCTTTGatctatttcaatttttaaatatgaaataagGGTCTAATTTCACTcatttgcatgtggatatccagttttcccaacaccatttattgaTAAACTGTCCTTTCCCCATTGAATGGTCTTGACACCTTGATGAAGCTCATTACTGTATACACAGGAATAAATCTATGGGTCCTCTACCCTGTCTCATTGGTGTAATGTCTATCTTTATACTATTGTGTCACCATTTTGATTACTGCAGCTTTATAGTAAATTCTGAAATCAGGAAGAATGCAACTTCCAatactgtcattttttaatagTGTTTTTTCTTTTGGGGGAGGCTTgagattccatatgaattttaggatagaatttcttatttcttatttctggTGGTTTTGATAAGGATTGTGTTATGTATGTTGACTGCTTGAGGTGGCACCGACATTCTAACAATATTATCTTGCAGATCACAAATATGGGATGTCTTTCCTTTTGTGTCTTAATTTCATTTAATGTTTGATAGTTTTCAGTGTACAAATCTTTTACCCACTTGGTTAAGCTTATTGGTTTAGTtcatttctaagtattttattctttttgatgctagTCCAATGGTTCATTGTTATAGTATATAAGAATACATCTGActtgtgttgattttgtatcctgaaactttactgaattcacttattctttctaataggttttttttttttttggtggaatttttaggtttttttaatAGACAAGACGATGGTGTCTACAAACAGAGTCAAGTTCACTTCTTTCCAATTTGGATggcttgtttctttttctcaccTGATTGCTCCAGCCGAGTTGAGATGACCCAGGGTTTTTTCTTTCGTTCTGTAATGTAGTATATTACGGTGGTTAAAGTGGATGTGGTAGGGGGAGcactcgggattgaacccaggaaagctctacttctgagctttttaaaattttgaggcagggtcttgctaagttgctgaggctcacctcaaaattgtgatcctcctgcctcagcctcctgagttgatgagattacaggtgtgaccACTAAGGAGGCAAAgtgattgatttttgtatgttgacccACCTCCTATTCCCGGGGTGAATCCCACTGAACCATGAACATGATACCTCTAATGGGTCGTGAATTCTGTGGGCTATGTCCTCATAAGGATGTGGCATCAGTCTTCATGGGGATGTTAGTCTGCAGACCTCTTCAGTGTCCTTGCCGGCTGTAGTCCTAAGGTCATGCTGGCTTCATGGAGTGAATCTGGATGGATTTCAGGAAGACCGCGGCTGGTTCTTTAAGTATTGGGTAGAACTCACCAGAGAAGCCATCTGGCCCTGGGCTTTTCCTTTGGGGGAGTGTGGGGTGAGCacttctctctcactctccaCAGCAGCTGTTGGTGGTGACCTCTTCTTGCTGGGGTTCTGGAATCCGGCTGCTTCACCTGGCCAGCCCTTTGGTTGCAGGACGCTGTCCACACCCCTCCTGTGGCCCTTTTTATTTCCGTAAGGTTTCTGGTGTTAGTTATTTAGTCAACTTTGCCCTTCTTTTCCGTCTACCGACTCGTATTTCATTGTTTTCCTCTGATCTCCGTTTTGTTATCTCTGCTCTAACCTTTACTGTCCCTTTGTCTCCCAGCTGGGGCTTTAATGTGCCTTCCTTGCTGTCACGTGCGGCCATTTCCAAGGCTGCTGTGAAGATCGCAGCCAGTGGACACAGGAGAAGTGCACTTCAGTGGCCAGGACGACACAGAGTGTGCCTGGGTTCCTGGGCCTAGGACAGCATGCGAACCCTGCGCTGACCAAGCGGGCCCTTGGGCCACACTTGGGAAGGGCCATTGCCTGAGGGTCGTGGGAAGGTACTGAGTCTTCACCCTGGGCCTCCGGCCCCCCCGGTGCTTCCCACCACCCTGGTGATGGCAAGAGTCTTGGGTGAAATGCAAGAGCCTGGTTTAGTGCAGAACAGAC is a window from the Callospermophilus lateralis isolate mCalLat2 chromosome 12, mCalLat2.hap1, whole genome shotgun sequence genome containing:
- the Ggact gene encoding gamma-glutamylaminecyclotransferase encodes the protein MALVFVYGTLKQGQPNHKVLLDCANGSAAFQGRGRTAKPYPLVIAGEHSIPWLLHLPGRGHCVLGEIYRVDERMLCFLDDFEGCPDMYQRTKVQVEVLTWEGEGFPGDSVQCFLYSTATYPPEWVHLPYHESYDSEGPHGLRYNPRENR